From Antechinus flavipes isolate AdamAnt ecotype Samford, QLD, Australia chromosome 1, AdamAnt_v2, whole genome shotgun sequence:
TTAAGATATTCATTAGTATATCTTTAGACAAGTCTGGAACATGGTTTGCCAGGTATTCCCTCTGACTTCACTTtgattctcccccctccccagctccTTAGCACTCCCCTTTCTTGATCCCTCCCTCTGAGTTCTCACCTTTATTCCCCTGGTCTCCCTGAGAAATCCCAAAACTGTAAATCCCGTATAAAACATATGCTTATGATGAAGAGCTTCATTAAGTTCTTTTCAGGACTGAGCCCACTATGaggtttctttctctcctcttagcGTCTTCCCTGTACAAGCATCTTTCTCTTTACTCTAGTTAACTCTGGTTAGTCTGTTAAACTCTTCTATGTATCTAATCTTCCAGTCAATGGCACACCCAGGCCTCATGGCATATTACTTTAACggattcttccaaattcctttccttaataaacctattgctctcccaactttatttcatatttgctatTCCTGCTGCTAATTTCActtcttatttttgttataacttcttctcctaaataaacccaCCTTTccccaaagagaatggccactaTGCTTGTCATATTTATTTCAAACTAAGAATTGCTTTCCCAACCTCATCATCGATAACTTATATCTCTATTCCTGACCCTAATACATACACTGCCTCTCACAGTGCCTGATAgtagtgggggaaaaaagacttAAATTCCCTCCTTTCCACAATTTAATGTACTATAAAGGCCCCCCAATTAAAGGATCAATATCATATCCACATCCTAGGGATGAGGATTTCTTTCCTGCCTTTACTTCAAGTTTGGTTCATATTAAAAGGTCATTTTCTGTAAACTCTGAAAGTCAGACCTCCTTCCCCAGTTCTTACAATTTCTAATTCACAGAAGCTCCTCTATATCTCTGAGAAGAGGTCATCCAGCTTTGATTTACAGTAATAAATTCACTACCTTCTAAAATGGTTCATTTTAGTTTTGAACCCTCTAAATGTTAGTTTTCTTTAAACCAAGCTGAAATCACCTTTCTGCATCTTGcatttataatttctaatttcctttctcctgtgAGGTCAAACAACTCCAAGCCTTATTTCCCATTACAACCTCTCAAGTTCTTGAAAGTGGCTATCCTATTTCTCTTAAGCTTTCTCTTCCCTAAACTAAACAGCTCTGGTTCCTTTAACTGACCCTTGAGGACAGGGTTCTTCACCACCCTGGTAACTCTATATATTTCCGAAAATATGGTCCACAGAACTGAATTCCTAGGAAATCCATTAGTAGTACCTATCTTTTTTAAGCCCCCACCCATTCCCACCAGGAGAATGACAGCCAAAGTAGGAGCAAGTGAGGTAACAGAGTAATGAATGTTGTCTCACTGAGCTTCCTCATCACAGCTGCAAGTTATCTACTGAAAacctaaaattgaaaaaatttccAAAGTGACAAAAACATTACCCTGGGAATCTGTGCCCTTCCTTAGTCCTAGACTAACacactcccttcctcctttccccgcCAGCTGCATGGCCAGTTTCCACCATAGGTTAGATCTACTTTGTTAATGGACTGTGAACTACTCTTAACAGACTAGATGAAGAATCTTTAGAGAACAGGAAAACTCACCCTGCACTTGCATCCAGGTTTACAGAGGTGGGGACAGAGTAGTTTTAGATATCATGTAAACATTCAAATATAGCTCTGCTGTATTGAGGAAGGACAAAGGGGACATGGCCTCCACCTTCGTGGAAAGCCATTTAGAAAGTATGGACTTGCTTCCTGGGAGCCTTCTGTGTGAGGGGACACTTCCTAAACATGCCTTTCCTTTTTGGGTGTTGTCACAACTCCACTGGTCCTTAACTACTTTAGAGTACTTATCCTGGAACTCCACTTTGACCCTATCAGTTGAGCTTATAAAATACCTACTGAGAAATAAATTCAGTTATatcataagcttcttgaaggtagaTAAAACGTACCTATTTCTACAGCTCTATGGCTGAATAAAGGGCCTTGGGTAGATCCTTTACTGTTTGTGGAATTCAATTGGATAAAATACACATCCACAAATTCCAAAGCAGATTTGCTTTTAGAGTGCACAATTAAAagttatgggaaaaaaatgctactTTTCAAAGAGGCAAAAACTCACTGGtttcatattttactttaaaCTCCACCAGGATAACTGAAAAAATTCATCATCTCTCAGCCTGAgatgcctcatctgtaaaataattactCTTATTCCCCATATCTGAGGGTAGTTGTAATGAAAACCCTTTGCAATTCCTTAGAGGTATCAAATATTTGGTAAGGCCAGAGATACTCCTGAGGGACAcctgaatcaaatataaatgcaattgtataatatttaacaacataaatggaaatacaataaaacagaGGTCAgtctgtggttttctaagtcagcaaGTACTTGTAGGAATCCTTACCtacaatcccctttctatttGTTTGGTACCCCTTCTTTAAGAACTACAGAAATGAGCCACTACTTTACTTTTATAACCACAAAGGTCTTTCTTGTCAGTTTTACCAGTTCCAAGAGGCAGACTGGGTtagaaaattcttattttacacaaagggaaactgaggctcaaagatgtCTTTGCCTAGCCATGTAACCAGCAGAGAGGGCAGCAGCTCGAGttaatttcaacttttttgttttcttctcttagcTCCTATGCAAAACACAGTTCCATTAAGTTACCTAAGACAGATTAGTGCTAAGTCTTCACAGTAGTGAGTGTTCAGAGTACAGTAGTATTAAATCACTACAGCACTACACCCTTCTGGTTTCTCTTGCTCTGAACACCAAACTTTCTTTACACAACAGGGCACCAATGGGGCCTGAACCATGGCTTGTTTATACTCATTCTTAGTCTCCGTATTTTAGTCCATCTTCATTCCGGTGTCAATTTGACTTTCCTAATGCCATCCTACTCCATGACCTCCAGTGGTACCCTATCTCCTCCAGAATTTAAAAACATGGTTTTCCCACAACCTGGCATCTCCTGGTAACTTGCTCACACTCCAACGCTCTGTAATCCAGTGACTGGCTTCCTGGAAGATCCTCCACTTCTTCAGTGCTCCATATCCTCCTAGATGTCTAGAACACCTCAgctccttcaaatctcagctcaacTCTCTCTTCTCAAAGCTTTCCTAGTCTTAACTTTAATCCCTTTCCTCTTAAACTATTTCTAATTCAACCTGTACATATTTATGTGCTTATGGTTATTTGCATGTTTTTCATATGGctggggcctttttttttttcctttgcaactCCAGCACTTAATGCTTTGCACACACTAATATTTGTTGGTGGTGACTAGCACTTCCAGTCTCTTTATGGATGTGTTCATGTTCTCCCTAATGGGCTggattccttgaaggcagggatcatGTCATTCATCAAAACTAGTAGAATCCTGTGTACAATATGCATTTTAACTTGTTGAATAAAAACAGAGGACAGGTGGCAGTTTTGACACCTCCAAAACTTCTATTGAGCTGAATGTGGGAATGCTTACCAATTACAAGTGAATATTTCCAACACtcagataaattttaaattaagtttaaaaaaaaaaccactaaatgtgaaaactaatagttttcctgatggGATGATTTGCAACTAAATCCCAAATCAAATTTTCTGCCTGAATGATCATGGACAGATCATTTTTCCTCTCCAAGaagcttcctcatttataaaaggaagtGGTTAGATTAGAGGTCTGGACTTTCAACTCTCAATCCTATAAACTGATTAGCTATTTATTCAAGTCTCATCTATCTCTCCAGAGAAGTTGTTTCCTTTGGGCTAAAAAGGCCCTAAAATAGTATGCTACAAGCATGCTAGCAACCCCTAGTTGGTCCTTAGAATGGACAGACCACCTCAACTTCTCGttaaaacaataatgaaatatCAATAATGAATATTTCCTTTGTttgcttttcctaatttttttttttttttaaccaaaaataaGGAGAGAAATCCCCAAGAGGAATCTCTGTCTTCAAGACTGAGAATTTGGGCAGCACAGAGCCTGATCCCAATCATAATAAGATTTTTGCATACCCAAATTAAGTGCAAGCTGCTCTGGTTCCACTTTGTGCCTGCCATAGGATGAATTCTAGAAGAAAGGAGCAACATTAAAATTAACCCCTCCCTTTCCTCAGCTCCTGAAGTGCTGTAAGACTGCATGGGTGCTGGCCCAATCCATCAAACTGATGTGACTGATTAATCTTGGCGTTGCCTACTTCTGCTGTTGAATAGAGAAAGATCTGACAAGGCAAGGTGCCCAGATGGAACAGCTCAGGCCAGTAGGATTATAGTAAAGTACACTGTTTTTATTTAGTCTGATATGTTTCTATACAGAATGCAGAAAACACATCTTCTTAAAATCATATGTAAGGAAATAAACACACATCAGTTGTTGGTGAACACTTTTTAATAAGATCTGCTCTCCACGTTACAGTGCCTGATGGCTGACAAGAGGCAGCCCTGGTGCAAAAGGGAAGGAGGTTGGCTGAAacggcattattattattattctgttcaCTGCCCCTTTGCCTCCAGTTTCTATGGTGATAGGTAGAGCCAGGCCTGCCCCATCTGCGCATGGCTGGGATGGAATGGTGGGGTTGCTGGGGCAACGGGGCTATTTGGAAGGCCTTTCACTCAAACAACTTGCTCTGGGGcttttgaaatgttatttatttttgcaagggGCCACATAAAGTTTGCTGGAGTCCACAATGAGTTACTGGACCAAATCTGGCCCCTACATGTGTGCACCTGACTTATATGCTGGGAACCTCCCCAGCCCATAGGGCTTACTCAAGATATGACCCAACACTGGACAGAATGTGCCTTGGTCTACTGGGCTCCCTTcatgaaattcttttcttatctcccCAATGCTTCTAAAAGAAGGGCCAGGTATCTAGACAGTCCCTTTTATCCTGTGAGGGGATCAAGGAACCAACCTCATAGCTCTCACTGAGTTAAGTTGGTGAGAAGCACACATTAACATAGAATTAGAAACTGCCCAGATCCAACACAGATATAACATCACTGGCTTCTAATCagaaaaatctgttttgtttcaGAAAAGCACAGTAGAAAATGTCCCCTTGGCAAATGAAGTGGTGAAAGCCAATGACCCGCCCAGCCATTCTTCAGGGGCAGCCCACAAACATACTTTGCAAAACAGTCAATATGGCTTAAAAGTGTCTGTTGGGTGTGCAAAGTGAGCTGGAATCTGCGCACCCCCCCATCAAGGAAGGGAAACATTATTGCAAAGGATTTTCCTCCCTAAAATGTACCAAAAATAGCTTTCAATGGCCAAGAAGGTCATGCTTAAACAATTTAGtccaaaggagagagagagaaaaaaaaagggaacaggCACCTCCAGAGTGCCTCAAGTCACAGGACAGAGACAAGTTAAGTTCATCCTAAAAAGGCAAGAAACCCAGACATAGTTCTAGAATCAAAACAATGACAGAAAAAAGTCAGAATGTGAAAAGCAATCAGTCCCATGGAATCAACCCTAAGAAGCTAAGCTCATACAAACTGCTGTAAGCATTaccatttttaatctttttttataataaaacaatTTGAGACTGTATCAAAAATTTagtaaaaaaattagatttgagagTCCACCGATTTTTTACTATGAACTATATTGCTGGCACTTTTCTTCCCAATCACCAGACAGCTTTCAGAATGTTGTAGTCCAGAAACCTGGGGATGGGAGGGCCAGAACAAAGGAATGAGATGCTGTCAGAACACAACTGCCAAGAATTTGAGAGTTAAGGAAATAGCATCACACTACATAAAAATATTGCATCTTCACCAAAACATCCCCCACTGAGTGTTTCAAAAAccacatttttcttaaaaaaaaaaaaaaaaaagaaagaaagaaaaaaagaaactaaaggaaaaaatcaatGCAGTCTAAAAAACTCTACCTCATCACTTCCAGAAGTTGCCCTCCTTGCTGGTGGCTCATTTTTACCACCAGGCCCTCCAGAAGCACCAGGAGCTACGCACCTCTGCTGCTTCTCATAGTTACATTTCCAACCAACAACTAATGCCCTTTAAAGCTTGTCTAGAGCACATAAGGAGGATGTCTGGCCCCATAAAGTAACCTCTGACCATCCAGCACCAGTACCAGGGGAAAGTGAGAGGGCCAGGTCAGCAGGTCTGTGAGCTCACTCACATGAAGTGCCCAGAGTTCTTCCTACAATCCACAAAGATGCCCCAAATCAGTCTCTGGCTTAACCGAGGAACAAAGTTTACATTGTGTGAAAAAATAGGATTCCTTTGATAAAAAATACTGTCCCTTGGTCTTCTCTAACTAGTTTTGAAACACCCTGGGAGCTTATTTTTAGCAAAGCagggccccctcccccccaccccacaacCCCACCCCAAAACTATACATACAAGTTTAGGTAAACAgcagattaaatgtaaaaatgtaacaTTAACTTCTGAAAGTCCTTTGCTTTTAATCTTTAGGCTACTTTTTCCATGTTACATCCTGCAGCTAGACACACGtgaatagaaaaaacaaataaaacaaacaacaaaaaaaaccccagtaCAGTTAGTGTTAAAGGCAAACAGAGTACACCAGGGATGGAACGCCCAGCCCAGTGTCATCTGtagtccatccatccattcattcatcccatGCTGTGTGCATAGGTGCTTTCAGAAGCTGGCCATCAGAAATATTCAGCGGAGAATTCTCTATGAACAAACAAAAGCtgttaggcaaaaaaaaaaaaaaaaaaaaaaaaaaaaaaaaaaaaaagaaagaaagaaagaaaaaaggaaaaaaagaaaaaaaaaaaaaaaaaaaaaaagaaaatcaaaagtccCCAAAGTTCACCAGGTCACTTTGGGGTAGTATAAAAGAACCAGAGAGGGAGGGTTTTTTCAGGCCCTGTATGTGGGTGTGTGTTTGGGGTCAAGTGTTGACTTCTGGTTGGCAATGAACTGTGGGCCATCAATCCCTATCAACAACACTGGTATGGATCTCCAGGCCCCTTCCCTCAAAGCACAAGACTTGCTGTTAAGGGGGAACATAAGGAGGGGGTGACCGATAAGGGGTCATGTTCTTCGGGCGTGAGCCTTTTCCCTCCATAGGGGCTGTGAAGGGTGGAGGGGGCTGATAGGGAGGTGCATTAGGGTCTTCATCCCTCAAGGGGGTGTATTCCCCAATGGTATCCTGGTTCAATGGCGTGGTCTCTGGCATGTTCTGGTTTGGATACtctggaggggggagaggagcCTTTTCCTCTTGTAGGATGAGAGGCATGCTAGAGGAAGGGGGTGGCTTGGAGTCATCCAGTTCATCAGCAAAGATGATTGGCACGCCTTTTTTGATGAAAGTTGCTTGGTCTTCGATTGtgagctttcctttccttttcttccgaTAACAGATCATAGCAATGATCCCAGCAATAAGTAGGATAGCAGCCACCACCACAGCAGGAATGACTGTGTGTAGATAGACATCATCCTCACTGCTCTTCTCAGGATCTTTCTCAGTCACGACTGTGGGGGGAGCTTCTGAAGGGATCCTTCTGTCTGCTATGACAGGAATAAACTGGATGTGTCTACAGCTGCCTGATCCTGTCACAGAAATACTCACAGCCTTGAAGTCGGGCTCCAAAGTATTAGAGAAAACAGGACGAGGTTTTCCATCATCCTCCGAGATTCTCCTACTCAATCCTCGGATCTGTTCCTTTGGGCAAGGATCCAGAGGGAGAGTATTATTTGTCCACTCTACCACAATGGAGCCCTTGGTGATGTTCTGCAAGGTGATGGTACTGCTATTGCGGTCCCCAAAGGCAAGAGCCAATTTTTTCACTAACGTGATTTTTCTATGAATGTCATTGACTACCGAAGCAGGGTCACCGGTGAATTTTGCTTTAAATTTGGCTGGAGACCTGTCACCCTGTGGACGCTTGTGTACGTGAATTTCAAAGGCGTCCACCGCTGTGAGACCCCCTTTATCTGTGGCATGCATGAAGTATTCATGCTTGCCCAGGTGACTGCTATCAGGCAGCCCATACATCAGCTGACTATTGCTATTAAATTGGACCCAGGACTTCTCCCCTACCATCTGTTGCTCCCTGAGCTTCAGAGTCAGCTTCAGCTTATCTGTAGTCGTGTCCTCCTCATCATAGAAGGTGTCTAATGGGATTTTCACCTCAAAGTAAGTGCCTACCCATGCATCCACCCTATCAATGTGGTTTTTGAGTGTGGGGGGCTTGTTGGATTCCCCACCCCGAGTTGTGCCACTTGTGGTGGTTCGGGTTCGAGTCGGTTGGGAAGCCGTCTCCAGTCTGGTGAGAGGTGCTTTggttgtgaccctgggcactggCCTCGAAGTTCGTGGCTTTTTGGTGGGCCTTCGGGTTGTTGCTGTTGAGGAGTCTGTGGTTGAAGGCGTGGCTGGTTTCAAAGTTGTTATTCTTGGTTTCTTAGTGGTGGTGGTAGGAGGAGTGACAACAGCAGTGGGTTCTATGTACCCGGGAACCGTTGTTGGCCGAATCTGGCCAGGGACTGTAGTACCTGTGTCTGACACTCTGGTAGGCTGAATTGGCCCAAGAGTTGGGGTCTGGACTATGGCACCTCGTGTTCGAATAGTAACTGCTGGTTTTCCAGGGATAGGATCTCGTACTGGAGGAGCTGCAGTTTCTGTAGGAGGGGCAATGGCTGGAGAGGTGGGTGTAGGAACAATTCTAGATGGTGGTTCTT
This genomic window contains:
- the DAG1 gene encoding dystroglycan 1, yielding MSMTVGFVLLSPLWGRTFFIFLMIASAQSHWPSEPSEVVRDWENQLEASMHSMLSDLRETIPAVVGIPDGIAVVGRSFRVAIPTDLIASNGEIIKMSEAGKEVLPSWLHWDPESRMLEGLPLDTDKGVHYISVNAMHLAANGSYVPQAMNVFSIEVYPEDHSEPQSVRVASQDVNEAAPFVCGADEPVTILTVILDADLTKMTPKQRVELLNRMKSFSEVELHNMKLVPVVNNRLFDMSAFMAGPGNAKKVVENGALLSWKLGCSLNQNSVPNISSVETPAKEGTMSAQLGYPVVGWHIANKKPHFPKRIRRQINATPTPVTAIGPPTTALQEPPSRIVPTPTSPAIAPPTETAAPPVRDPIPGKPAVTIRTRGAIVQTPTLGPIQPTRVSDTGTTVPGQIRPTTVPGYIEPTAVVTPPTTTTKKPRITTLKPATPSTTDSSTATTRRPTKKPRTSRPVPRVTTKAPLTRLETASQPTRTRTTTSGTTRGGESNKPPTLKNHIDRVDAWVGTYFEVKIPLDTFYDEEDTTTDKLKLTLKLREQQMVGEKSWVQFNSNSQLMYGLPDSSHLGKHEYFMHATDKGGLTAVDAFEIHVHKRPQGDRSPAKFKAKFTGDPASVVNDIHRKITLVKKLALAFGDRNSSTITLQNITKGSIVVEWTNNTLPLDPCPKEQIRGLSRRISEDDGKPRPVFSNTLEPDFKAVSISVTGSGSCRHIQFIPVIADRRIPSEAPPTVVTEKDPEKSSEDDVYLHTVIPAVVVAAILLIAGIIAMICYRKKRKGKLTIEDQATFIKKGVPIIFADELDDSKPPPSSSMPLILQEEKAPLPPPEYPNQNMPETTPLNQDTIGEYTPLRDEDPNAPPYQPPPPFTAPMEGKGSRPKNMTPYRSPPPYVPP